Genomic window (Candidatus Sulfotelmatobacter sp.):
AGCTCGCGTTCTGCACCTGGTGACGGTGGATTGCCAAGGGGGATGACGTCCGAAGGGCGGTTTGCAACACCAGCCGCGTCGGCGTCACCTCCTTGGAAACGGGCTTCGGGCTTAGGCGACCGCCGCTGTCTTGAACTGCGCCTCTTCGGTCGAGCCGGTGAGGGCCGTCGTCGAGGATTGGCCGCCGCCAACGACCTTCGCGACCTCATCGAAGTAGCCGGTGCCGACTTCGCGCTGGTGACGCGTCGCCGTGTAGCCGCGTGCTTCGCTCGCGAACTCGCGCTCTTGGAAGTCGGCGTAGGCCGACATCCCGCGGCGGCCGTAGTCGTAGGCCAATTCGAACATCGAGTGGTTGAGGGCGTGCCAGCCGGCGAGCGTGATGAACTGGAAGCGGTATCCCATCTTCGCCAGCTCGCTGCGGAAGCTCGCGATCGTCGTTTCGTCGAGCTTGAGCTTCCAGTTGAAGGAGGGCGAGCAGTTGTAGGCCAGCTGCTTGCCCGGGAACTTGGCGTGAATCCCGTCGGCGAACGCCTGCGCTTCCTCGAGCGAGGGATGCGAGGTCTCGCACCAGATCAGATCGCAGTACGGCGCGTAGGCGATCCCGCGCGCGATCGCCTGGTCCAAGCCGGGCTTGACGCGGTAGAAGCCTTCCGGCGTGCGTTCGCCGGTCAGGAACGGCCGATCGCGCTCGTCGATGTCGGACAGCAAGAGATTGGCCGCGTCGGCGTCGGTCCGTGCGATGACGACCGTCGGCACGTCGAGGACGTCCGTCGCCAAAC
Coding sequences:
- the aceA gene encoding isocitrate lyase is translated as MSELPRPTNGHTNGHTGATRPYTQADVERLRGSVRIEYTLARRGAERLRNMLAGDQPAVALGCMTGGQAVEAVKAGLEAIYLSGWQVAADANTAGQIYPDQSLYPYDSVPKVVERINNAFARADQIDTVEGRSGERDWFAPIVADMEAGFGGPLNVFELTKAMIAAGAAGVHLEDQLASEKKCGHLGGKVLIPTQQAIRNLIAARLATDVLDVPTVVIARTDADAANLLLSDIDERDRPFLTGERTPEGFYRVKPGLDQAIARGIAYAPYCDLIWCETSHPSLEEAQAFADGIHAKFPGKQLAYNCSPSFNWKLKLDETTIASFRSELAKMGYRFQFITLAGWHALNHSMFELAYDYGRRGMSAYADFQEREFASEARGYTATRHQREVGTGYFDEVAKVVGGGQSSTTALTGSTEEAQFKTAAVA